The following are encoded in a window of Magnolia sinica isolate HGM2019 chromosome 11, MsV1, whole genome shotgun sequence genomic DNA:
- the LOC131218923 gene encoding glycerol-3-phosphate acyltransferase ATS11, chloroplastic-like, producing MIIALLLETSHPHLAEKMTYVAGDRVVTDPVCKPFSMGRNLVCVYSKKHMHDILELAEMKKKANTLSLKEMALLFKVYLLCLIPFLSGDTFGNTLQKDKDL from the exons ATGATAATTGCCTTGTTGCTTGAGACATCACACCCTCATCTTGCTGAGAAGATG ACCTATGTTGCTGGAGATAGGGTTGTGACAGATCCTGTTTGCAAGCCCTTCAGCATGGGAAG AAATCTTGTCTGTGTATACTCAAAGAAGCACATGCATGACATTCTTGAGCTTGCTGAGATGAAAAAGAAAGCCAATACCCTGAGTCTCAAGGAAATGGCTCTGCTTTTTAAGGTATATCTGCTTTGTTTAATTCCTTTTCTTTCCGGTGATACATTTGGAAATACCCTTCAAAAAGATAAAGACCTTTAG